One Cuculus canorus isolate bCucCan1 chromosome 2, bCucCan1.pri, whole genome shotgun sequence genomic region harbors:
- the LOC104067620 gene encoding C-C chemokine receptor type 5: MENQTTDFADMPLTTEFDYGDSATPCLQIEEKHFAATLLPPLYSLVVIFGLIGNMLVVLILVKYKRLKSMTDIYLLNLAISDLLFIFSLPFWAYYAVHDWIFGDALCRILSGIYLLGFYSGIFFIILLTLDRYLAIVHAVFALKARTATYGILTSAVTWAIAMFASVPGIVFHKTQKESTRFTCSPHYPSEQRNVWKQFLTLKMNILGLVIPMLIMICSYAQIIKTLLQCRNEKKHKAVRLIFIIMIVYFFFWAPYNICILLRDFQGIFSVTTCEGNGQLHKATQVTETISMIHCCINPIIYAFAGEKFRKYLRSFFRKQIAFHFSKYCPVFYVDTAERASSTYTQSTGEQEVSAAL, encoded by the coding sequence ATGGAAAACCAGACTACAGACTTTGCTGACATGCCACTAACAACAGAATTTGACTACGGTGATTCAGCGACCCCATGTCTACAAATAGAGGAAAAGCACTTTGCAGCAACACTTTTGCCTCCACTGTATTCTTTGGTGGTGATATTTGGCCTCATAGGCAACATGCTTGTTGTCCTCATCCTGGTAAAATACAAGAGATTGAAGAGCATGACCGACATCTACCTTCTCAATTTGGCAATTTCTGATTTGCTGTTTAtattttccctccctttttggGCTTATTACGCCGTTCATGACTGGATTTTTGGGGATGCGTTGTGCAGAATTCTCTCAGGTATCTACCTCCTTGGCTTTTACAGCGGGATCTTTTTCATAATCCTGCTGACCCTAGACAGGTATCTGGCCATCGTGCACGCAGTGTTTGCTTTAAAAGCCAGAACAGCTACCTACGGCATCCTCACCAGTGCTGTCACTTGGGCTATTGCTATGTTTGCTTCTGTCCCTGGGATAGTATTTCACAAAACTCAAAAGGAAAGTACACGTTTTACTTGCAGTCCTCATTATCCGTCGGAGCAGAGAAATGTATGGAAGCAATTCCTGACCTTAAAAATGAACATCTTGGGTCTTGTTATTCCAATGTTAATTATGATCTGCAGCTACGCACAAATTATAAAGACATTACTGCAATGTAGGAATGAGAAGAAACATAAAGCAGTCAGGCTTATTTTTATCATCATGAttgtctacttttttttctgggcacCATACAACATCTGCATCCTCTTGCGTGATTTTCAAGGTATTTTCTCTGTCACTACTTGTGAAGGCAATGGTCAACTACACAAAGCAACCCAAGTGACAGAAACAATCTCAATGATCCACTGTTGTATTAACCCTATAATTTATGCCTTCGCTGGAGAAAAATTTAGGAAGTATCTCCGTAGCTTTTTCCGAAAGCAGATTGCATTCCACTTCTCTAAATACTGTCCTGTTTTCTATGTTGACACAGCTGAACGAGCTAGCTCCACCTACACACAATCTACTGGAGAACAAGAAGTTTCTGCTGCATTGTAA
- the LOC104067619 gene encoding C-C chemokine receptor type 5, whose translation MENQTTDYADMPLTTEFDYGDSAPCQRTEEKHFAATLLPPLYSLVVIFGLIGNMLVVLILVKYKRLKSMTDIYLLNLAISDLLFIFSLPFWAYYAVHDWILGDALCKILSGVYLLGFYSGIFFIILLTLDRYLAIVHAVFALKARTATYGILTSAVTWAIAMFASVPAIVFHKIQKEHSHYTCSAHYPSHAVTTWKYSFILKLNILGFVVPILIMIFSYSQILKILSRCKNEKKQKAVRLIFVIMIVYFIFWTPYHISSFLHTFQNSLFTPTCEINGQLEKAIQVTETLSMIHCCINPVIYAFVGEKFRKYLYAFFRKHVAAHLCKKCPNLYREKLERVSSAVTTSTAEHDVSTGL comes from the coding sequence ATGGAAAACCAGACTACAGACTATGCTGACATGCCACTAACAACAGAATTTGACTACGGTGATTCAGCGCCATGCCAGCGAACGGAGGAAAAGCACTTTGCAGCAACACTTTTACCTCCACTGTATTCTTTGGTGGTGATATTTGGCCTCATAGGCAACATGCTTGTTGTCCTCATCCTGGTAAAATACAAGAGATTGAAGAGCATGACCGACATCTACCTGCTCAATTTGGCAATTTCTGATTTgctgtttatattttctctccctttttggGCTTATTATGCTGTTCATGACTGGATTTTGGGGGATGCACTGTGCAAAATTCTGTCAGGTGTCTACCTCCTTGGCTTTTACAGCGGGATCTTTTTCATAATCCTGCTGACCCTAGACAGGTATCTGGCCATAGTGCACGCAGTGTTTGCTTTAAAAGCCAGAACAGCTACCTACGGCATCCTCACCAGTGCTGTCACTTGGGCTATTGCTATGTTTGCTTCTGTCCCCGCTATAGTATTTCACAAAATTCAAAAGGAACATTCACATTATACTTGCAGTGCTCATTATCCCAGTCATGCCGTCACAACTTGGAAGTActcctttattttaaagctgaacATTCTGGGATTTGTTGTTCCAATTCTCATTATGATTTTCAGTTACTCGCAGATTCTAAAAATACTATCGAGATGcaagaatgagaaaaaacagaaagcagtcAGACTTATTTTTGTGATCATGATTGTCTACTTCATCTTCTGGACACCGTaccatatttcttcttttttgcaTACATTCCAAAATTCACTTTTCACCCCAACTTGTGAAATCAATGGTCAACTGGAGAAAGCAATCCAAGTGACAGAAACACTTTCCATGATCCACTGCTGTATCAATCCTGTGATCTATGCATTTGTTGGAGAAAAATTTAGGAAATATCTTTATGCctttttcagaaagcatgtTGCAGCCCACCTCTGCAAAAAATGTCCAAATCTTTATCGTGAAAAGTTAGAAAGAGTTAGTTCTGCAGTCACAACCTCCACTGCAGAGCATGACGTCTCTACTGGACTGTAA